ACAATGTGCTTTTCCGGACATTCTTAGTGTATTTGTTTCCAAAACAATAAGCACAAAAGAGGGTATAAATAATCTCATTTGCGCTGTTGGTATTATTAAGATGTTGAAGAGGCAAAGTGCTGAATTCTACTCAATTTTCAGTTTTGGAGTCAAATCATATAAGCACAGCAATAGAGCGAGATGTGAACATTTGAAAGTGGTCTAAATGAACAAGCTCTAAATTTGCTACTTTCCCAGAAAAGATCATTTTTGGTAAGAGCCAATATGGCAGCGGCTTCAAGTCGACCTCCTGTGTCTCCCCAGCtgcacatccacacacactcGGACTGTGAGACAAACACTCTTCAGGTGCAGACTGAACTACTCCTCTCGCTCTGCACCCTGACATCAGCTGCACTCAAACCCTTAACGTTCAGAGCACCCTCGGGGTCAACAGTGAGCGCACATGGGCAACCAGGCAGTCATCAAGAACATCACCTGTGCTTGCAAAATGGGCAGCGAAAGCAGAAAAGAGTCCCCCAACATTGACTCTCACCGTCTTACTTACCATTCTTATGAGATGATACCATCACCCATGCATacaagagatttaaaaaaaatgtatgtacaaAACAGATTCCAAACAGTTTGGAGGCCAAATAAAATGGAGTAAGGTGTAAACTGAAAAAATTTATAATTTGAAGAGGAAAATGTGGATTTTAAATTCCACGATGacaacaaattaattaaaaaaaaggacattttcaccactgaaaaaaaacatacatacctCTACACAATCAAATGTTTCAGTGACTTTGGAGGAGTATTTGACTTTATAAAGGGTGTTCAAGCTTCCAGCTGTGTAAAAGAGTTGTATCTGAAGACCTTTGTATCCAAACGCTACCTCGCTGTaaggaaaataatataattaacaACATTAGaatattagtaaaaaaaatgcagtaaaatggaaaagataattttgctcattaaaaaaaaaaatctttgtttaTTAGTTCTAATGAATCAGAAAATTATTTGGTCCAAAAAATTCAAAGACACCATATTTTAAGCTAAATTATCCAAATTAAACTTTCATTCCATTGATACagtgcttaaaaaaatacactgaatAGAAACTAGTACTTACTCATCTCCAAAAATCTGATGGCTGTATTCCGGGTGGAATGTTGTGCCATCATCATCAACCTCATCTGGAAAGCGAACTGCACATAGAAAAGTCATTTAATTAAGTAGCATTAACATAGTAGCATTGTCGGATCATAACTGCATTATACTGACGTACTTAGCTTTAAGCAAACAGCTTCGTTGGTGTCACACTTGAATTCAGCCAGTTTCTTTTCCATGTTGTTGACTCCTGAGGAAAGAGATCACCCACTGTTGATTAACGTCACGCTTTTTCACAGTCTGATCTACTTAATTCGAGtgcagaaacacaaaaaagtacGACCAATCTTAGGTGTTAAATCAGTTTAGGGGCAAATCAAGCATCATCAAGCCTAAGCAAAGTTAAGCGTGCCTATGTTTCTAGTAAACAACACACAGCTGCTCATCCACAACTGGAAAACACATTTAAGGATGCTTGCATGCAAAATGACTGCAAACACCCTAATATGCACATCGATGCAAGCCATTGTGTTAAAACAAAGATAGATCTTTCATACAATGCAAAACATACAGCATGTTATGACAGCCTGGTAGCATGCTGCTAACCTAACAGGCAGGCCCGCGTTGCTAACACTAAGATCTGTGTGTTGATCGGTTAGGCACCTTACGCGTTTCGGAAAGCACGCGTTTATCAACGATCGCAAAGGATCCGGCAAAGTTACCTGCAAACGGAGGCGATCTTAAAGACAACGGAGCTGTCAGATACGTACCCGCCATTTCTGCAATGTTGTGGGGAGACGTGTTGTCCTAAAAGACCGCGCAATCATAAGGACTTCCGCCTTACGTATTTCCGGCAACATCGGAGTAGTAATGTAGATATCATAATCTGCCATAGAGTGACAAAGACATTCAGAAAACTGTGATTACATAATACTTTTTATACAAACAAAGAAAGTTTTAGATATACATTGAAGTCATCCTTTTTCTTTGATACTTCACTTGATgtcaatgtgatttaaaaaatacaagatACACAAATGTTAATTACAGTATAATTCATatgtaattataataataagaagactaaaagagaaaaaacaagatTAGTAGTTTTACAAAACCATCAGCCATGTACTATATGCAAATTGTGTTAAACATTGCAGTCATACCTGTTTTTTTATAGCATGTCAATTAAATACTGGTGAAACAAGTACATATGGCCCATACAATTCTTTTAAGATCCTATGGTTCAAAAACCTAATGAGGCAAAGACAAACTGAGATTAGTTTTGGATTtccaaaacaaacatgttttacAGACACCTGTTAGAGCCAAAATCAACAAAGGTATATATCCAAATGTAATCATCCACAGTTTTACAATGCCAGCCAGCAACCATGTCCTTTaggcaaataaaataattgatcaaTTTATGATATTAAAAACACTGAATTGGTCTTGATTTCATTGATATTATTGTCATCAACATGTTCTAAAgtccttaagaaaaaaaaaacaatattaaagataaatacccccaaaaattacaaatataacactcgagtgccctgcgattggctggcctccaatttgagatgtcccctgcctggagcccatagttggctggactaggctccagcaccccccacgatcccTGTGGGcataagcggctcagaaaatgaatgcattttttcttgctttttgcAATCGATTCAGTACTTGGGCGTCCTAATTAAAACCCGACAAACAGGAATTGTTGTTAAAAAGTTGATGATCCTGTTTAGCCTATTTATTCGGCTTGGTTTTAGATGCAAGCAGATTGAGACTGAAGTTCGGCTCGTGTGTGCGTATTAACAGGTGCGAATGACGAAACGAGCCGACCCCAGTGAGCTGAAGGCAGCTTTTCTTAAGGTAAGAGATTCACCATAGAATTGCATTTGGTTATGTTGCATACTTTATGGTAACATGATTGATAaggtttcccttttttttatttggaagttTTACCGAACATTCGAAAAATTACCACCCATTGCCTCACCAATGTATACAAAACTCACTCTTAACTCAAATTTGGATTCTTGATACAAGGAGAGTGAAGACTTCTAAGATAAGTGTTGTGTTAGACCTGGCTACACAAgtcaatataaataaaacatcatAATTGCATTGTATGGCTGCTTAGGTAGAGCCTTAGTACACCTTCATAGACATCGGCATGTGTTGcataattattcattaaaacgATAAACTGCCTAAAAATCATCTAATGATATGGATTTGACCTCACTTGGTGTCTGCCAgacaacatatataaatatccttgtgttgttttttaacttaggAACATAACACATTAAGCAAAGGTGTGGTCTGGCCTCCGCCTTCAAGTTTAACACCCGTGTGTGAGTTAATCTGACACAGATTTTGGAGTGTGAACGTCCTGAAAGAGGACTGGCTGTGTAATTTGTGATAGACTTTCAGGTGCAAGAGTTAATTACTGCCAGCTCGTTCTGACTGACGGTATAATTTGATTAAGAATGACTCGAGACCTACTGTGAGGCTGAATAGAAACACAATAATAATGTGATGTCGAAGAGAAAAGGCAGCACAGCAATAAATTGCTGGAAATGaatattttcacttcaatttatTGCAGTGCAATAGCAATAAAAACACTTAGCATGAAACGCTCTACCCTCACTGTTTCTGTTTATCATAAGCcctttctgggtttttttttgttgggctCAGCGCTGCGATCATGTCATGGGGTGAAATCCAACCCTGACTCTAAAATGGACTGCAAATCTGACAGGGTTTGAGGTCTTACATTTAGAACAGTGCAGTGATAGCTGGTGGGTATTTTTCCTTCAGTGTGTTGAAAGGCAACAAGGCCACAAGACTTATAGGACAGTGAATGTTTGAGCGCTTTTTGGTCCCAATGTGAGTCTGTGCTGGATTGCACAAAGATATGTAAAGGCATAATAGGAAAGATTTTTGACAAGTCCAGCTTctgctttttaaaatgcttGTCATCTTTCACTGGAAAGGAAGAATCTTCTATTCCAAAGTACTATTTAATTTTGTCTCACTCATCCAGTTATGGTATAGTAAGGACAAATGAAAAAGTGAGTTTCCTCCAGCTACTTCATTTGAAATAGCTGTAGGGGGGAATATATGTTTAGCACTTCGGTGTAAATGTATCAAGGCTAATTTGGACTTGTTTGTGCAAGACATTACATCATCCTCATAACAACATTAAGTGCAGTGTTCTGTACTTTGCACTATTTGTCTTGAAAGATCAACTAAAATTAACAATTTAATGGTAATTACCATTTATGTCCCTTGCCCTCACCTCTTTGTCTAAACTAGTAAGCACTAGAGCTACTTAGTTATTTCAGGCCATTATGACATGTATTCTGTAAATTTGAAAACGGATAAAAGGTGGACATTCATCATTTGTCACCCCTTTTTTTCACAGTATGCCAGCGTTGTGGTAGATGGAGAGCATTGCATGACCCCCAAAGACTTTGTCCAGAGGTTTTTGGGTCTGCAAACACAGCCACAACATAACCCCAAGACTGTGGGCTTGATAGCGGGTGTGGCTGACACCACCAAAGACGGGTGAGGGATGTTTTGAAATCATGAGCGAAAGCAAAATTGATTGTGGAGTGCTTTGCTGGATAGAAATTCATGAACTTTGTCGCAACAGGTTGATCTCATTCCAGGAATTTTTGGCCTTTGAGACAGTTCTGTGCGCCCCAGATGCCCTGTTCATAGTTGCCTTTCAGCTATTCGACAAGACTGGCACAGGAACCGTTTCATTTGGTATGTATTTAGTGGGATGACTGGTTTGGTGCAGCATTGGCGCCATGGGTACATCATACCTGTTTCTAGTACTATGTACTACTAACTGTCATTTGCAATTTTCTTTGGAGCTTTTCTCGTCATCTTGAAAGCATTTAACACTTTCAGAGAATGTACGGGACATTTTTAGCCAGACTACAGTCCATCATCACATTCCCTTCAAGTGGGACTGCGAGTTCATCAGACTCCACTTTGGCCATGACAGAAGCAAGGAGCTCAGCTACACAGAGTTCACCCAATTTCTGCAGGTACATTTGCCAAAATTGTGAATACTCAGAGAACACCAGAGGAAATGAACATTATATTGTTAATGCTAAAGCACAACTTGAAATGTTTATCAACAAGTGGTCCCCCATTTTCAAGCTTgactttttgtccaaaaaaaaaaaagaaaatcaggtTATTACATGGGCTCTCTACCCCCTCCTAGTGGATATTTCACAAAACCCAAACGTTTTGACTGTGTTGTGATGATGCATCCTCTCTTGGCGTTTCTCAAAGTAATCATCAGACATTGGGAGAGGAATTATTGAACCACAATCCACTGATTAGCTTATAAGAAGCAGTGCTAAGAGGAAGTAACAGCTGGATATTGCGGTGACGTTGCTCTGTGATGCTCTGGTTACATGAGCTTTGACAAACTCAAGTTGGACCGGGGTCAGCCTTACTCCCGCATCCCATTCTGATTGCACGCTTGTCATGTCGTATCATTTCACACACAGCCACACGCTGGCTGGCAGGCCGGCATGGCGGCACGCACACACCTGCCAGTCGGCTCAGTGAGCGCTCCGCTCTACGTCCTGGGATCAGGCTTCTCGGGACATGGTTTCCATTAGTCTCCTGAGAGACACCATGATTACCAAAGCCAGTGTCTCTCTCTGCCACATCAGATGACTTTCCTATCTGTCCAACGATGACATTATTACTTTTTCCTCCTTCAAGGTTCCATTTCACAGTTCACCTATCGTGTGGTGCTCGTCATCATtggaactctctctctctcatcgcCTTTTGTCAGCCTGACCCGTTTTGCTCTCTCCTGTCTGTAGGAGCTGCAACTGGAGCACGCCCGCCAGGCTTTTGCCCAAAAAGACAAAGGGAAAAGTGGCACCATCACGGCCTTGGAGTTCAGCGACATCATGGTTACCATCAGGCGCCATGCAGTGACTCCATTTGTGGAGGAGAATCTAGTTTCTGTGAGTTGGAGATAAATGTTCTATaactggttgtttttttgttcttagaCTCAGATTCAGATGACTAGCTGGAAAGTCAAAAAGTCCCCAGTCCTTCTTATGAGGACTAAATGAAATATAAAGCTTTGTTTTCATCAAGCAGTACAATTATGTTACTCACTTTGAATACAAAACACAAGCTTTGGGTATCACACAAGTGAATACACAACATTACAGCGATTCCAGAAAATCAGGCATCGCCAGGATTGTACAGACTTGCTTTCTTGTCATTTCATCATATGCCAGCAAGAAGAAGACTATGCTTGCATCTTTGGCTAAACATAGTGTTTTATATGCTGATAGGTGGTTGAAAAGGAGTGTCTTATTTTGGTGCCCTGTCCGTGAGTGGCACTCCGCTGCCGAACATTAGGTTTCAAGAAGGCGGGTTTCTTGCGCGgatgttcttattttcctcaaaAGAGTTCTAATACTGACACAGTGGTGCTAAGTATTGGTCAGCAGTTACCAATTGCACCCCCCAACCCctcaaaataaaagatcaagTGCAGCTTTTTGCTATATTTCGTCCTTTTTCCAGGCTGCTGGAGGAAGTACCTGCCACAAAGTGAGCTTCTCCTACTTCAATGCCTTTAACGCCCTCTTGAACAACATGGAGATGATCCGCAAGATTTACAGCACCCTCACCAGCACATTTAAGGACACGCCGGTCACCAAAGGTAACCCCGACCCGACTCGCCCACTTCTCCACTGACTGACACCATAATATTTTGCGTGGATTTTTGCTTTGTAGCTGTGTGATCATGTTTAAGAGTCTTGACAAAATGGTGTGAGTGACCACACAGCAAACATTTTCTGTAGCGGTAAATTGCTAAGGTAAATGAAAAGGTTTAACCTGGTAATCAGAGCACTTCCCCTACATGTAGATCTGTGTAACTGATAGTCGTGCTGTCAGCCACCATCTCCATCCTCAATGTTTCCTGTTCCTATAGCCCAATCCCATCCCCTCCCCCATTGTAGTATTTGCAAATATAAGTTCAGGTGAAGTCAGCATGGCTTTAAATAGCTTTCACATTTCAGTTGGAGAAAAGCTTGAAGTAGATGGATTGAGTGATCATGAAAAAGTAACAAACTAATTTTAAAGTACTGTCGGTGtattttaacattaatttaaaGATGGACAATTTTGTAGAAGGGTATGCCTACCATGTACCTTATTTTAACATGTAGTATTTGCGAATTCTAACCAGTAAATGAACACAAATGGTCAAGTAATATTTTGGAAATGAAACAATCATATGCataccccctttttttcttttgatcaaTATAGAGGAGTTTGCCCATGCTGCCAATCAGTTTGGTCAAATTACACCAATGGAGATCAAGATTCTCTACCAACTTGCCCACGATCACTCAGGGTAGGTTTTacagtgttgttgttttatgcCAATTTCTTATTCTGGATGATGTGTGACActtgaaaacattttatttgttgttatctTTCTACAATCTCAGAGTGAGGCAAATGGTAtttctttaaaacattttcacattttgataGATAAGggcgtactttttttttttgtcctaatttCCCGGCCTCAactgttattttctgtttaggCGGCTCAACCTAAGTGACATCGAGAGGATAGCCCCGTTGGAAGAAGAAGACATGCCTTACCATGTTGCTGAGGCACGGATACAGGTAGCCTGATTGACACCTCACATCACATTCTGCCGCCTTTTATCTGAGCTTCTCTTGGAGGACCTCTgccagaggagaaaaaaaaaagcctaaagaGGGTGACCCGTAAGTGAATTAGCAGAGTGcccgcattttttttctcccttgtgAAGTGCATTACTTAAACTCCCAGATGAAAGTAGAGCAATTACATTTATAGAAGAGGAATGGATTGTTGCACCTCTCCATGAAAAGCTCTCCTCTCACACACATGATAAAAGGCAGGTATTTTAGAGGCATTTAGCAATGTCTGCTAATGGCATGAAGGGCTTGAGGGAGGGGAGATGCTCAAGGTGGCTAAGAGAACAACAATCTTGCCTTCACAGGATAACATGCTTCCGTACTGGGCTGCGGTCAAAGCTACCAAGTCAGTGTTGCTCTCGGGACGTCCGGAATTGAATTCCTCCCATCTCTGGGCCTGCCTTAAGCGGAAGTATGCTAATCGTCCAAAACCTTTGATCAAGTCATGAATCTTGATAGCAAGCAACTCAGCATCTGGCAGCAGGGACGGAGGGAGGCGGAGTGGGGGGATGCATGCTCACGTCTGGGAGAAGTTTTCACTTGGACACATATGCGGGGTCTCACACATTTGCAGATATTTATCTGAAACATGGAAAAGGCTTGTGGGGCTAATCTGTTCCCTTGCACTGCTGTGAAAATAAAGAGGCCCTCCGTTGCATGTCAAACATAGATGTAGTCATGCAAGCAGATAAGATGGAAATCATGCTTCAGCTTCTAGACACGTGTAGCTTCTGGGGAACCCTCAGGGGTCATTTGGTCAATGACTAACTCCAAAGGGCATTGTTCTACCGACTGTTAAGTTTCTTTCCATCCGTACTGTATCTAGTTCTGTGACACAGAACCAGCCTGCCGTGTTTTTTCTAAAATCCTGTGTTTTCCCCCCAACCACGTGACCTCTCATTTTGTCCCGCACAGGACGCTCATGAATCGTCCCAGCCTGTCTGGCTCCAGGTTGCGGAGTCTGCTTACAGATTCGCCCTGGGCTCAATTGCCGGAGGTGAGTGACATGTCTGCCGCCGAGCGGGGCAATGTTAGACGGCCAGATGGATGGGCCCGAGATTGCGGGGCCGACCATTGTGCCGTGGGTGGGATGAGGCGGCCGCATTGAGCCGCTGTGCAACCGACAGCTCCAGGCTGTCATCGGCGCCGGAGCTTTGGAATGACACAAATCTTCTGTAACTATTCTCTTGGAATCTAATTACTTTGTAGAAAGGAACAAGGAACCTGGATGTAAAATATCTAGTTTAATTGGGAAAGTTGGCAGCGAATTAAATTTGGGAGTTATAATTCTAGTTAGGTATTTTTTGTCCTGTGAttctacattgtttttttgtataatattGATGGTTACTGAAATTGCAGCCTGGTGCTGTTATACGTGGAGTTATGTTCACGCAGGTCCAATTCCCATCAACGAACTAAGAAGTGCGTCTTTTAGCCACGGGTGCGACATGTGTGTTTCCTATCGATCTGGTCAAGACTCGCATGCAGAACCAGCGGTCGACGGGCTCATTGGTTGGAGAGCTTATGTACAAGAACAGCTTCGACTGTGCCAAGAAGGTCCTGCGCTATGAGGGCATCTTTGGCTTCTACCGAGGTAATCCGCCGGCCTATTATGGTTATTATGGGGAAAATTATTAGGGAACAAAACGCACCAAACAAATTGTCGTCTGGGAATGCACCAGAAAGTGTCAGGGCGCTAATGTCGGCGGTGCGTTTTGCTAATTGATACCAGAAGCCTTTTGGCCTCCCATTGGTGAAGAAAAGGTAGCACGCAGTGCTTGCCTTTTTATTATATGTAGCAGCAACACATGATCAGGATTGGACCGGACGGCGGTAATGGCACAAACACTCACATTAGGGCAATTCACCTGCAAGGGTGAAGACCGCCACCTACTGATTCTTCCATCAACGCAACTTTTTGTCCCTCCTCCTTGCTTGATGATTGAGGCAGTCTGTTATTCTGGCATCATCACAGAAGCAGTCACTCAGCAGCTCCTGCAGAAGCAGAGTCGGATTGATGAATTATGCTACATAAAACACCTTCAAACAACACAATATTTTGACCGCACAATTATTTGAATGTTCGGCATTGGCATTGATTGGTAATTGATAATCTCTTAACACatttgatgaagaaaaaaaatgactaaactaTTTGACATCTCTATATTGGAGGActtaaaagcaaagaaaactaAGTTTTGATTAAGTGCATCTCACCGGAAGGAATCTTTAacataaaagaaaaagagaattgaataaatgtcaataaaagtcaatatttaCAGGTATTTTAGAGAATTTATGCAATTTTGTTTGAGATTGttcaacattttttattatacaggaagaaaataaagaacCTGTTTTCATAACACAGGAACCTGTGTTCAAAAGCTCTCCTAATGATAACtaggattattatttttcaggTCTTGTCCCGCAGCTCATTGGCGTGGCCCCAGAGAAAGCCATCAAACTCATGGCAAGTCATTCCTTCCTGCAGCTTTCGATTGAGCCCAAAAGCTACAGTCAAGAAGTAGCTTTGgagatgaaaaagatgcatggtagcAGGCCTACTTGGCAATCAAGAACACAGCTCCGAGCACAAGATAATGTTGATGCTTGGCTATCAAGAGCGGAATTGGTTCTCAtctgctatttttttcccctttttgtctACCACCCTACACCCACCCATCCTCTCAGATGAACGATTTAGTCCGGGACAAGTTCACCACACAAGATGGTTCCATCCCTCTGGCTGCTGAAATTTTAGCTGGTGGATGTGTAAGCACaactcttttattttttcagtccACAGCGGAGCTATATTAGATTAGTATTCTTGGCTGCAAAACTGTTTAGTTTggctactgttttttttctatatgcaAAATTGAAATATTGAGGTTTAACGTGTGAGATTAATGCTAATcactgacttttttgttttttatgggGGCAAAATTAGTCTCTCAAATTACACAGATTGACCGAGACAAGATACACTTCAGAGCAACaggaaagaaaatgattaaaatcagtatggacattatatatataaatatatggtaTACCCATAATGTATCACTGACTGGGACGCACTTTGTTCCAGAAGCATTTCGCAATCCACACTCAGAAGTTTAGCCAAATCAATATGGATTAAATCCAAAATTCTGGGCCCCAGTAATGAGAATCGCTTCATGTTGTATTGCAAATCTATTGTGATGTCAGAGAGGATATGCAAGCGGTGCATTTCTTGCCATCCAGCGGATGGACGGACGACGGTTCTGAAGAGAACCAGGCCGGTTGCGGAGACGAGCCCCGCAGGTTGTTCGTGGGGTCGCAACCCCTGTCAGGGTGTAATTGGAGGAGAGGCCCTGCGGGGTCCCGGCCGAGCCGGTTTTTGCTCATTTGTGATTGGGTTTGACAGCATCGCGCATACCCAAAGCCCGCCAACACACCCGGTGAGGCCAGAGATATATTTCTTGTACAAACCCTGCATGGGATACATCCCATCTGGGGACTCGTGCCATTCATTTAGAAGGCTCGGTGGGATTTTATCACAccctgtggggctgttttgctatgAAATGTTGCCAAACCA
Above is a window of Stigmatopora nigra isolate UIUO_SnigA chromosome 11, RoL_Snig_1.1, whole genome shotgun sequence DNA encoding:
- the LOC144203893 gene encoding electrogenic aspartate/glutamate antiporter SLC25A12, mitochondrial-like gives rise to the protein MTKRADPSELKAAFLKYASVVVDGEHCMTPKDFVQRFLGLQTQPQHNPKTVGLIAGVADTTKDGLISFQEFLAFETVLCAPDALFIVAFQLFDKTGTGTVSFENVRDIFSQTTVHHHIPFKWDCEFIRLHFGHDRSKELSYTEFTQFLQELQLEHARQAFAQKDKGKSGTITALEFSDIMVTIRRHAVTPFVEENLVSAAGGSTCHKVSFSYFNAFNALLNNMEMIRKIYSTLTSTFKDTPVTKEEFAHAANQFGQITPMEIKILYQLAHDHSGRLNLSDIERIAPLEEEDMPYHVAEARIQDAHESSQPVWLQVAESAYRFALGSIAGATGATCVFPIDLVKTRMQNQRSTGSLVGELMYKNSFDCAKKVLRYEGIFGFYRGLVPQLIGVAPEKAIKLMMNDLVRDKFTTQDGSIPLAAEILAGGCAGGSQVIFTNPLEIVKIRLQVAGEITTGPRVNALNVVRHLGFFGLYKGAKACFLRDIPFSSIYFSVYAHTKEKLAYENGKVGPLQLLTAGALAGIPAAYLVTPADVIKTRLQVAARAGQTTYSGVIDCFRKILKEEGFRAFWKGAGARVFRSSPQFGVTLLTYELLQRWLNIDFGTHHPSGSQPTPANKSKDFPDTRPDHVGGYRLSAATFMGVERKFGLQFPKFEGAVGNASKLSRYK